From the genome of Populus alba chromosome 10, ASM523922v2, whole genome shotgun sequence, one region includes:
- the LOC140956029 gene encoding PR5-like receptor kinase, whose amino-acid sequence MRSLCGGWLSRTISKDPTSKGGKTFELHNISQAGTISITDEELQGHLNSNSCDSFNNLSLPASLPYFSNLEISNLTLFKCGPSVNFPQHLEFNFTRCKNFSIYYTRNTSLPSPPPTCSILQLPVKNTESYGDILRLLTATFSIEVFVSPPCYRCYLQRGECKIIEGNPKCIHSIEESKKLRLKLGLGVGIGVLLITICCVIIRKYSSIHFLSCRRKTRGSQSIEAFLRNHGTLAPQRYSYSELKKMTKNFKEKLGQGGYGSVFKGNLLGGRLVAVKVLKKSKSNGEEFVNEVSSIGRTSHVNIVTLLGFCFEGPKRALIYEFMSNGSLDKHIYEKNLSKADPKLGWETLHQIAVGIARGLEYLHRGCNTRILHFDIKPHNILLDENFCPKISDFGLAKICPSKESTVSMLGARGTAGYIAPEVFCRNFGGVSHKSDVYSYGMLVLEMIGGRKNFRVGVDNTSEIYFPHWIYKRLEIGEELELRGAGNEVEEQNARKMILASLWCIQTDPSNRPPMSRVVEMLQGSLESLPIPPKPYLSSPPRSPHGSNSNS is encoded by the exons ATGCGGTCCCTATGTGGTGGATGGTTGTCACGAACAATCTCAAAGGATCCAACTAGTAAGGGAGGAAAAACGTTTGAACTTCACAACATCTCTCAGGCTGGTACCATTTCAATCACCGATGAAGAATTACAGGGACATTTGAATTCCAATTCATGCGATTCCTTCAACAATTTGAGTCTTCCAGCCAGTCTCCCATACTTCTCTAATCTAGAAATCTCCAACCTAACTTTATTCAAATGTGGTCCCAGTGTCAATTTTCCTCAGCATCTTGAATTTAACTTTACAAGATGCAAGAACTTCAGCATCTATTATACTCGCAACACCAGTCTACCGAGTCCCCCACCTACCTGTTCAATTCTTCAGCTCCCAGTGAAAAATACCGAGAGTTATGGTGACATACTCAGGCTGTTAACAGCTACCTTCTCTATTGAAGTGTTCGTATCGCCTCCCTGTTATCGTTGTTATTTGCAAAGAGGGGAATGTAAAATCATCGAAGGAAACCCCAAATGCATCCATTCAATTGAAG AGAGcaagaaattgagattgaagctCGGACTAG GTGTCGGCATTGGAGTTCTACTGATTACAATCTGCTGCGTCATCATCAGAAAGTACTCATCCATTCACTTCCTTTCCTGTCGGAGAAAAACCAGAGGAAGTCAAAGTATAGAAGCTTTTCTGAGGAACCATGGAACCTTGGCACCACAAAGATACAGTTATTCAGAACTTAAGAAAATGACCAAAAACTTCAAAGAGAAACTAGGCCAAGGAGGCTATGGAAGTGTTTTCAAAGGCAATTTACTTGGTGGTCGTCTTGTTGCTGTTAAAGTCCTGAAGAAATCAAAGAGTAATGGAGAAGAATTTGTAAATGAAGTTTCCAGCATCGGCAGGACTTCCCACGTCAACATTGTTACTCTTCTGGGGTTCTGTTTTGAGGGTCCTAAACGAGCTCTAATCTATGAGTTCATGTCTAATGGGTCACTTGACAAGcacatatatgaaaaaaatctctCGAAGGCAGATCCCAAATTGGGGTGGGAAACATTACACCAAATTGCAGTTGGCATTGCTCGAGGATTAGAATACTTGCACAGAGGTTGCAACACAAGGATTTTACATTTTGACATAAAGCCTCATAATATTCTTCTAGATGAAAACTTCTGTCCTAAAATTTCTGATTTCGGCCTGGCTAAAATTTGCCCCAGTAAAGAGAGTACCGTATCGATGTTGGGTGCAAGAGGAACTGCTGGATACATTGCCCCCGAAGTATTTTGTAGAAATTTTGGAGGGGTCTCTCACAAATCTGATGTCTATAGCTATGGGATGCTAGTGTTAGAAATGATTGGAGGGAGAAAAAACTTTCGCGTCGGAGTTGATAATACCAGTGAGATCTATTTTCCACATTGGATATACAAGCGTCTTGAAATAGGTGAAGAACTTGAACTTCGAGGTGCTGGCAATGAAGTGGAGGAACAAAATGCAAGGAAAATGATTTTGGCAAGCTTGTGGTGCATACAGACCGACCCCTCAAATCGCCCACCAATGTCTAGAGTGGTAGAAATGTTGCAAGGAAGCCTTGAGTCCTTGCCAATCCCGCCGAAACCATACTTGTCTTCCCCTCCAAGATCTCCTCAcggatcaaattcaaattcttaa
- the LOC118045262 gene encoding LEAF RUST 10 DISEASE-RESISTANCEUS RECEPTOR-LIKE PROTEIN KINASE-like 1.1, giving the protein MAPVPLLVFFALFHPLLICASKEDGWASKKCPPFNCGKLGEFGFPFTNNTSPERCGPCVVDGCDEDSQRIQLVRGGKWFELNSISQAGTISITDKDLRGHLNSNSCDSFNNLSLPPSLPYFSILEFSNLTLFKCDPSVNFRHHLALNYTGCKNFSIYYTRNTSLPSPPPNCSILQLPVNKTKSYGDIFRLLTATFSIEVFASPFCYRCHLQRGECKRNKGNLKCIHSSEERKKLRLKLGLGLGVPFMVLIILVSIFFIWWHRHKRAHIASNVTSANASSDPSTKSDPEGDSNYFGVPIFSYSELEEATNNFDSKHELGDGGFGTVYYGKLRDGREVAVKRLYEHNRKRIKQFMNEIQILTRLRHKNLVTLYGCTSCYSRELLLVYEYIPNGTVADHLHHDRAKSGSLTWTIRMRIAIETATALAYLHATDIIHRDVKTNNILLDNNFCVKVADFGLSRLFPNDVTHISTAPQGTPGYLDPEYHQCYQLTAKSDVYSFGVVLIELISSMPAVDMTRNQHEINLATFAMNKIKKCAFDELIDPYLGYRSDEEIKRMTTSVAELAFLCLQQGKEIRPCMHEVLKELKAMESGGYELENLEQEHGDNDASKKKEPPECDVVALLKNIRSPLSSNSTTNQWFSSSTTPDVSN; this is encoded by the exons ATGGCTCCCGTCCCTTTGCTAGTTTTCTTTGCCCTCTTTCACCCTTTGCTTATTTGCGCTTCCAAAGAAGATGGCTGGGCCTCCAAGAAGTGTCCGCCTTTCAATTGTGGAAAGCTCGGAGAATTCGGGTTCCCATTCACCAACAACACAAGTCCTGAGAGATGCGGTCCCTGTGTGGTGGATGGCTGTGACGAAGATTCTCAAAGGATCCAACTAGTAAGGGGAGGAAAATGGTTTGAACTTAACAGCATCTCTCAGGCTGGTACCATTTCAATCACTGATAAAGATTTACGGGGACATTTGAATTCCAATTCATGCGATTCCTTCAACAATTTGAGTCTTCCACCCAGTCTCCCATACTTCTCTATTCTAGAATTCTCCAACCTAACTTTATTCAAATGTGACCCCAGTGTCAATTTTCGTCACCATCTTGCATTGAACTATACAGGATGCAAGAACTTCAGCATCTATTACACTCGCAACACCAGTCTACCTAGTCCTCCACCTAACTGTTCAATTCTTCAGCTCCCAGTGAATAAAACCAAGAGTTATGGTGACATATTCAGGCTGTTAACAGCTACCTTCTCTATTGAAGTGTTCGCATCGCCTTTCTGTTATCGTTGTCATTTGCAAAGAGGGGAATGTAAACGCAACAAAGGAAACCTCAAATGCATCCATTCAAGTGAAG agagaaaaaaattgagattgaagCTCGGACTAG GTCTCGGAGTCCCTTTCATGGTATTAATAATTTTGGTGTCCATATTTTTCATCTGGTGGCATCGACACAAGAGAGCACACATTGCCTCTAACGTCACTTCAGCAAATGCTTCTTCAGATCCCTCAACAAAATCAGACCCAGAAGGGGACAGTAACTACTTTGGGGTCCCCATCTTCTCCTATTCTGAACTTGAAGAAGCCACAAACAACTTCGATTCCAAACACGAACTTGGTGACGGCGGTTTTGGAACTGTATATTACG GCAAACTCCGAGATGGGCGGGAAGTTGCAGTCAAGCGCCTATATGAACACAATCGTAAGAGGATAAAGCAGTTCATGAATGAAATTCAAATCCTTACTCGCCTGCGCCACAAAAATCTTGTGACTCTTTATGGGTGTACTTCTTGCTACAGCCGCGAGCTCCTCCTTGTCTATGAATACATTCCCAATGGCACAGTTGCAGATCATCTCCATCATGATCGAGCCAAATCTGGTTCACTAACTTGGACTATTAGAATGAGGATTGCCATAGAAACGGCTACCGCATTGGCTTATCTGCATGCTACTGATATCATTCACCGGGATGTAAAAACGAACAATATCCTTCTTGACAACAATTTCTGTGTGAAAGTTGCAGATTTTGGGCTTTCCAGGTTGTTCCCCAACGATGTCACTCACATCTCAACTGCTCCACAGGGAACACCTGGCTATCTTGACCCAGAATACCATCAGTGTTACCAGCTGACAGCTAAGAGTGATGTCTATAGCTTTGGTGTTGTCCTCATTGAGCTCATATCATCAATGCCTGCTGTTGATATGACTAGGAATCAGCATGAGATTAATTTGGCCACATTTGCAATGAACAAGATTAAAAAATGTGCATTTGATGAGTTGATTGACCCATATCTTGGGTACAGGTCAGATgaggaaattaaaagaatgacaaCTTCAGTTGCAGAGTTGGCTTTTTTATGCTTGCAGCAGGGCAAGGAAATCAGACCTTGTATGCATGAGGTGCTAAAGGAACTAAAAGCAATGGAGAGTGGAGGGTATGAGTTGGAGAATCTGGAACAGGAGCATGGTGATAACGAtgcatcaaagaaaaaagaacctcCGGAGTGTGATGTGGTTGCATTGCTAAAGAATATCCGGTCACCGCTGTCATCGAATTCCACAACTAATCAGTGGTTTAGCAGTTCTACTACACCTGATGTCAGCAATTAA
- the LOC118045291 gene encoding uncharacterized protein, which yields MATLQKFKLLATQCGVAQSPTRSPRTSPVVHLPQRRKTTLRMLLGRRSPRRQEPQLPPIHPVAPLPERKRDTLKDLFISSAMSFDDELEEGKRGEEREDVIGGFGGKCDVYRMKVNGLGDGPGSPRPGWIGLRHRSILRRAWRPMLVAIPETEELQC from the coding sequence ATGGCGACGTTGCAGAAATTCAAGCTTCTAGCAACACAATGCGGCGTTGCACAGAGTCCAACACGAAGCCCGAGAACGAGTCCAGTTGTCCACCTTCCCCAGCGCCGTAAAACCACACTCCGGATGCTCCTCGGACGCCGCTCTCCTCGTCGCCAGGAACCACAGCTACCGCCGATTCACCCGGTGGCGCCGTTGccggagagaaagagagacacTTTGAAGGACTTGTTTATATCTTCGGCGATGTCGTTTGATGATGAATTAGAAGAgggaaagagaggagaagagaggGAAGATGTGATTGGAGGATTTGGAGGTAAGTGCGATGTGTATAGGATGAAAGTTAACGGTTTAGGGGATGGACCGGGGTCGCCTAGACCCGGTTGGATCGGGCTTAGACACCGGTCTATTTTGAGGAGAGCTTGGCGGCCCATGCTTGTTGCTATCCCGGAGACTGAGGAACTTcaatgttaa
- the LOC118045270 gene encoding nicotinamide adenine dinucleotide transporter 1, chloroplastic isoform X1, with amino-acid sequence MTGGGEASHKRSPRELACHAGAGASAGVIAATFMCPLDVIKTRLQVHGLPPNSGQGGSIIISNLQHIVRTEGFKGLYRGLSPTIMALLSNWAVYFTLYEPLKGILSNEDGDSPLSVGANMVAAAGAGAATSIATNPLWVVKTRLQTQGMRPSVVPYKSVLSALRRIKQEEGMLGLYSGILPSLAGISHVAIQFPAYEKIKCYMAKKGNTTVNNLSPGDVAIASSVSKVLASVLTYPHEVVRSRLQEQGQLRNSETHYAGVVDCIKKVFQKEGFRGFYRGCATNLMRTTPSAVITFTSYEMIHKFFERILLPDKKHSHAQTKSNDRAKPQQEINGNVNSNNTVSGQSQTQPNKSIPLGNKEQLPAAH; translated from the exons ATGACTGGAGGTGGGGAAGCTTCCCATAAGCGAAGCCCCAGGGAGTTAGCATGCCATGCTGGTGCTGGTGCCTCCGCAG GTGTTATTGCAGCCACGTTTATGTGCCCATTGGATGTGATCAAGACAAGGTTACAAGTCCACGGCTTGCCTCCCAATTCAGGTCAAGGAG GTAGTATCATCATATCAAATCTTCAACACATTGTCAGAACTGAAGGTTTTAAGGGATTGTATCGTGGGCTCTCTCCAACAATAATGGCACTTCTTTCGAACTGGGCT GTGTATTTCACACTTTATGAGCCACTTAAAGGCATCCTTTCAAATG AGGATGGGGATAGCCCACTCTCAGTCGGTGCAAACATGGTAGCTGCTGCTGGTGCTGGAGCTGCCACATCCATTGCAACAAATCCATTGTGGGTTGTGAAAACCAGACTCCAG aCTCAAGGAATGAGGCCAAGTGTGGTTCCTTACAAAAGCGTACTTTCTGCTTTGAGGCGGATTAAACAAGAGGAAGGCATGCTAGGCTTGTATAG TGGGATTTTGCCTTCTTTGGCTGGGATAAGTCATGTTGCAATTCAATTTCCAGCATATGAAAAGATCAAGTGTTACATGGCAAAGAAGG GCAATACAACTGTTAATAATCTAAGCCCCGGGGATGTTGCAATTGCCTCTTCAGTATCCAAAGTACTTGCCTCTGTACTGACTTATCCACATGAG GTGGTGCGTTCAAGACTTCAAGAGCAAGGGCAGCTCAGAAATTCTGAGACCCATTATGCCGGTGTTGTTGATTGCATTAAGAAAGTGTTCCAAAAGGAAGGTTTTCGTGGATTTTACCGTGGCTGTGCAACTAACTTAATGAGAACGACTCCATCTGCTGTGATTACATTTACCAGTTATGAGATGATACACAAGTTCTTCGAGCGCATTCTGCTTCCTGACAAGAAGCATTCACATGCCCAGACTAAATCCAATGACCGTGCCAAACCTCAGCAGGAGATCAACGGAAATGTTAATAGTAACAACACCGTTTCAGGGCAATCACAAACCCAACCAAATAAGTCTATTCCTTTGGGAAACAAAGAGCAGCTACCTGCTGCGCATTGA
- the LOC118045270 gene encoding nicotinamide adenine dinucleotide transporter 1, chloroplastic isoform X2: MCPLDVIKTRLQVHGLPPNSGQGGSIIISNLQHIVRTEGFKGLYRGLSPTIMALLSNWAVYFTLYEPLKGILSNEDGDSPLSVGANMVAAAGAGAATSIATNPLWVVKTRLQTQGMRPSVVPYKSVLSALRRIKQEEGMLGLYSGILPSLAGISHVAIQFPAYEKIKCYMAKKGNTTVNNLSPGDVAIASSVSKVLASVLTYPHEVVRSRLQEQGQLRNSETHYAGVVDCIKKVFQKEGFRGFYRGCATNLMRTTPSAVITFTSYEMIHKFFERILLPDKKHSHAQTKSNDRAKPQQEINGNVNSNNTVSGQSQTQPNKSIPLGNKEQLPAAH, from the exons ATGTGCCCATTGGATGTGATCAAGACAAGGTTACAAGTCCACGGCTTGCCTCCCAATTCAGGTCAAGGAG GTAGTATCATCATATCAAATCTTCAACACATTGTCAGAACTGAAGGTTTTAAGGGATTGTATCGTGGGCTCTCTCCAACAATAATGGCACTTCTTTCGAACTGGGCT GTGTATTTCACACTTTATGAGCCACTTAAAGGCATCCTTTCAAATG AGGATGGGGATAGCCCACTCTCAGTCGGTGCAAACATGGTAGCTGCTGCTGGTGCTGGAGCTGCCACATCCATTGCAACAAATCCATTGTGGGTTGTGAAAACCAGACTCCAG aCTCAAGGAATGAGGCCAAGTGTGGTTCCTTACAAAAGCGTACTTTCTGCTTTGAGGCGGATTAAACAAGAGGAAGGCATGCTAGGCTTGTATAG TGGGATTTTGCCTTCTTTGGCTGGGATAAGTCATGTTGCAATTCAATTTCCAGCATATGAAAAGATCAAGTGTTACATGGCAAAGAAGG GCAATACAACTGTTAATAATCTAAGCCCCGGGGATGTTGCAATTGCCTCTTCAGTATCCAAAGTACTTGCCTCTGTACTGACTTATCCACATGAG GTGGTGCGTTCAAGACTTCAAGAGCAAGGGCAGCTCAGAAATTCTGAGACCCATTATGCCGGTGTTGTTGATTGCATTAAGAAAGTGTTCCAAAAGGAAGGTTTTCGTGGATTTTACCGTGGCTGTGCAACTAACTTAATGAGAACGACTCCATCTGCTGTGATTACATTTACCAGTTATGAGATGATACACAAGTTCTTCGAGCGCATTCTGCTTCCTGACAAGAAGCATTCACATGCCCAGACTAAATCCAATGACCGTGCCAAACCTCAGCAGGAGATCAACGGAAATGTTAATAGTAACAACACCGTTTCAGGGCAATCACAAACCCAACCAAATAAGTCTATTCCTTTGGGAAACAAAGAGCAGCTACCTGCTGCGCATTGA